A genomic region of Brienomyrus brachyistius isolate T26 chromosome 6, BBRACH_0.4, whole genome shotgun sequence contains the following coding sequences:
- the wnt11 gene encoding protein Wnt-11 yields the protein MKKTFGLSLHLLLVLLHICSGIKWLALSRTPPTLHVNQTQHCKRLEGLVSSQVQLCRSNLELMHTIIQAAREVKKTCQKTFADMRWNCSSIENGPNYLPDLERGTRESAFVYALSAAAISHTIARACTSGDLRLCSCGPIPGEIPEPGYRWGGCADNLHYGLVMGSKFSDAPMKMKKSGSHANKLMHLHNSEVGRQALRDALELKCKCHGVSGSCSIRTCWRGLQDLKDIAMDLKTKYLSATKVVHRPMGTRKQLVPKDIDIRPVRENELVYLQSSPDFCTKNDKLGSVGTQDRQCNKTSNGSDSCDLMCCGRGYNPYTEKLVERCHCKYHWCCYVTCKKCERTVERYVCK from the exons GGCCCTGTCGCGGACGCCCCCCACGCTGCACGTAAACCAAACCCAGCACTGCAAGAGGCTGGAGGGCCTGGTGTCCTCACAGGTGCAGCTCTGCCGCAGCAACCTGGAGCTCATGCACACCATCATCCAGGCAGCACGTGAAGTCAAAAAGACGTGCCAAAAGACCTTTGCCGACATGCGCTGGAACTGCTCCTCCATCGAGAACGGGCCCAACTACCTGCCGGACCTGGAGAGAG GCACGAGGGAGTCAGCGTTCGTGTACGCTCTGTCAGCCGCTGCCATCAGCCACACCATCGCACGGGCCTGCACGTCAGGGGACCTGCGGCTGTGCTCCTGCGGACCCATCCCCGGGGAGATCCCCGAGCCGGGTTACCGATGGGGTGGCTGTGCAGACAACCTGCACTACGGCCTGGTCATGGGCTCCAAGTTCTCGGACGCCCCCATGAAGATGAAGAAGTCCGGGTCTCACGCCAACAAGCTGATGCACCTGCACAACAGTGAAGTGGGCCGACAG GCACTGCGAGACGCCCTGgagttgaaatgcaagtgtcatgGGGTATCAGGCTCTTGCTCCATCAGAACCTGCTGGAGAGGCCTGCAGGACCTGAAGGACATCGCCATGGACCTGAAGACGAAATACCTGTCGGCCACCAAGGTGGTGCACAGGCCCATGGGCACACGCAAGCAGCTCGTCCCCAAGGACATTGACATCCGGCCAGTCAGGGAGAACGAGCTGGTTTACCTGCAGAGCTCACCAGACTTCTGCACCAAGAATGACAAACTTGGCTCCGTTGGCACTCAGGACAG GCAGTGTAACAAAACCTCCAACGGCAGCGACAGCTGCGACCTGATGTGCTGCGGCCGAGGCTACAACCCCTACACAGAGAAGCTGGTGGAGAGGTGCCACTGCAAGTACCACTGGTGCTGCTACGTGACGTGCAAGAAATGCGAGAGGACTGTGGAGAGATACGTGTGCAAGTGA